In Candidatus Buchananbacteria bacterium, the DNA window TGGAAGCGCTCGACCCGACGCAGTACGATATCCATACCTTTATCCGGGTTCCCGGTGAAGGCTGGATTGCGAAGCCGGGCTTTGCGCCTGACGACGCGACGGTTGTTGCCGCTGACGGTACGTGGTCGTGTGACATCGTTACCGGATTGCCGGGGCAGACCAACGATCATCGGGCAACTGAGATCTGGGTTTTGCTGTTTGGCAAGGGTGTTGAAGTAACGCCGTGCGGAGACGCTGTTTGTAGCGACCTGAATATCGACACGGTGGTGAACAACGCCAGTGCTGGGATCTGGGTGAATCGTCGTCCGGGAGCGGAAGATGAAGAACCTATTATCACCATCATCGGCGCAAACCCGGTCACTTTGGCAGTTGGCAGCGGGCCGTATACCGATTTGGGCGCTACGGCGTTTGATACGGAAGACGGCGACCTGTCGGCAGAAATCGTTACCACCAATGACGTCAACACGTCGGCGGTGGGAACGTATCACGTGAATTACAGCGTGACGGACAGTGCGAGCCACACGGTGAACGCTTCCCGAACGGTTCACGTGGTGGATACCGTCGGTCCGGTAATTACCGTTTTGGGCGCAAACCCGCTGCACGTGCAGCAGGGAAGCGGCCCGTATGTTGATCCAGGCGCCACGGCGTTTGACAACTACAACGGTGACATCACCGGCAGCATTGTGAAGACCGGTTCGGTCGACACGAACACTCCCGGTACCTACACCATTAACTACAGCGTGCAAGACAGCTCCGGCAACTCTGCCAGCGCTTCGCGCACGGTAGTGGTGGATGAGGTGGTCGAGGATCAACCCCCGGTCATTACGATCTTGGGGTCAAATCCTCATACCGTCCAAGTCTTGAGCGGCCCGTATCCGGAATCCGGTGCGACCGCCCTTGACCCGGAAGATGGGGACATCTCGAACCTGATCGGAACCGTGTCCACGGTGGACATGACGACGATCGGTACGTACAACGTGACCTATTCGGTCACAGACAGCGGCGGCCACCCGGTCCAAGCGGTGAAAGTCGTTTACGTTGTCGACACGGTGGCGCCGGTTGTTGATCCGATTCCGGACCAGTTCCGTTTGGCGCTGGCATCGGGCGACCTTGATCTCGGTAACTATGGCTACGACGCGTACGACGAGAACGCGACGTGGTCCATCGTACCCGGATACGACACCAACCTGATTTCGGTGAGCTTGTCGGGAACGATCCTGACGATCACCGGGAAAAACGTCGGTGGTACAACCGTACTCACCGTGAAACTGACCGATGGCAGTGGAAATTTCACCACGGCCGACATCAACGTCACGGTTAGCCCCTGCCAAACGGCATTTATCCAGATTACCGCCGAACCCGGCAGTATTGATGGATTTCCGAATGCGGTGGCCGGCGAAGTGTGCGGCGTCGATCCGTCAACGCATAAAGTAGTTCTGTACGTTCGCGTGCACGATGCGGTGAGCGGTAACGATTACGCTTGGGTAAAGCCGAACTTCGGGGCCGAGAAATACACGGCCATCAATCCGGACGGCACCTGGGAGTCGTCGGTCGCTCCTGACGCCAATACCTGGAAAGAGGTGCGGGCGTACTTGGTTGAAGATGGTACTTCGATGCCCGACGCTGGGTCAAGTGGTCCAATGCTGTGGAGCGATTTCCTTGGGTTAAACCTGGAAAACACTTCCGGTGTGCTCGGCCTCGCCTTTGTCACCAACGGGTGACAATCAATAACCAAACCAACACTCGACTTTAGGGGAGAGTGACAACGCCCTCGCAAGTACTGTTCAACAAGAACGGGAAAGCGAGGGCTCTTTTTTTAAGTTAATTTTTTAAATCATCTACAACTATTTAAGTCTTTGGGGTGTGGGGCGGTATTAAGCCCTAGAACAAATAGTCAAAGTTAGATTGGCGTTAAAGGCGCATTACCGTCCCACGCTTTTTGGATACTTTTTCTAAAAAAGTATCGTAAAAAATAGCATAGCTCTAGTTATTTAATCTCGCAGTATTGACAAAAACTCTAAAATATGATTTAATTTAAGTGGTAATTAAATGTCTAAAAACATGAAGAAATTACTAAAAAAAATTAAGGATTTATCTATTAACCGTCACCAAATTGACACGGATCGTGACGGTCTTTCTGATTATGATGAAATCAATATCTATCATACCAATCCATATAATCCGGATACGGATAAAGACGGGATTCCGGACGGTGAAGAAATTCGTCGCGGCCGCAATCCGCTCGGACCCGGTACGTTGAAAGATTTATTTATTCCTTATGCTGGTAACAATTATCAGCCGCATATTTTATTGCCGCGTCGGGTGTTGTTTTATGCTGTTGCTGCCACGGTTACTAAAGTGATTATTGCCGGGTTAGTTGTGTTGTTTCCGGCCGGCGCTTGGTTAACGCCCGATTTGATGATTCAAGAAAGTAAGCGGGTGATTGAGTTAACTAACCAAATCAGACAGCGCCAATCAGTCCCGGCTTTAAAGGAAAGTTCGTTATTAACCCAGGCGGCGTTTGATAAATCTCAGGATATGCTTATCCAACAGTATTTCGCTCACGTCGGTCCTGATGGCTTGGATTTAAGCGATTGGATTAAGGGAACCGGGTATCGTTATTTGGTGGCTGGTGAAAATTTAGCGATGGGGTTTGCCAGCGCTGATGAAGTTGTTACTGCTTGGACAAAAAGCCGGACTCACTACGCCAATTTGATTGACACAGACTATGAGGAAATTGGTGTTGGAATGGCTTCTGGTATGTATAGCGGTGTTGATACGACGATGGTTGCTCAGTATTTTGCTTTAGCTTCCGGTCCGGCGGTTGCCGTTGAAGAGCCGAAATCCCAAGTTGTTGAGGCAGTGGTTCCAACCCCGAGCCCAGAACCGGTTGTGGCAGCAGTAAATCAGCCGCAGGAAGTTTTACCGGAAAAAGTTGAAGAACCGGCTCCTGTACCAACCCCAGCTCCAACTCCTGAACCCACGCCAGTGGTGACTAAACCAACCCCGGCTCCTGCACCGACACCAGTGGTAGTTGAAAAACCTAAACCAATCCCAGCTCCAACTCCAGTAGTAACCAAGCCAGTACCAACCGCCATTCCAACTCCGAGCCCAGAACCGGTTGTTACACCTGAGCCACAGGTAGTTGTTAAGCCGGTTTTAGCTAATCCTAAATTTGTTATGTATCCGACGCAGGACGTCTCCGAACAAAATCAGGTTCTCGTTGTGGCGTATGCGCCAACAGCTGAACGCTTGATGATTTTAGATAACGGCAATAAGATTGCGGAAAAAACAAGTTTACAGAGTGAATTTTTTGACTTTGCGTTGCAACTTGAGCCTGGATCTCATACATTAGTCGCTAAGTCCTTTAAAGGTGATTTAGAGGCAGTTTCGCAAACACTGACGTTAACGGTTAACGACAGCGTTCCGGGCGCTGATTTGGAAAACAGCGAGATGGTGATTTCTCAACCTTCAAGTGGTAACGATAAAATTATAATGGCACGAATGTACTTGAGCACCGACGCCAAAGAAGCCCAGATTACTTTTGATAATTATCGTATTGAATTGACGAAGGAAGACGAAATTAAAGATGGCTTTAATCTTTGGACTGGAGAGTTGATTGTATTCGGATCAGACGGCAAAGATATATTTAATACAGTGACGTTGCCGGTGTTATCAATCACTGATGTAAGCGGCAACGAATCAGTGCAGGATATTAGTTGGGAGCATATCGTACCGTCAAGCCCCTCACTGACCAGACAATATTTATTTATGAAGTCCTACCCCTTGAAACAAGTTGATTTATTGTTTGATATTTCCGGTTGGTATTACCGCATCATTCTAGTAATTGCCGTTGTTGCCCTATTGTTGAATATCTTTATTGAAATTAAGAAACAGTATCCTCATGTTATTGCCTCGACTCTTGGATTGATCTCATTGATGGTAATCTTTATCGTAGTGTAAAACCTAGCCGAGCAAGGAGGGGGAGACATACGGTGTTTATACAATATTAATTTATCTAAAACAAAAATCCCCACTGCTGACCTTGGCAAGGGGTTTTTGTGTAGGTATTGACATTTTTTTAATTTATATGTATAATAATTGGTTAAAAATAAGTTATATTTAATGACTAAATATTGCTTAAATAAGCATAAATATGGCTAAACTAATTTCTGTCATTATTCCGGTTAATAACGAAGAGGCTAACATCCCTTTGATTTATCAGGCGGTAAAAGACCAGCTGATCAAATTGGGTAGTGATTTTGATTATGAAATAATTTTTGTGGATGATGGCAGTACTGATAAAAGCAATTTTGCAGTTACCCGACTATGCGATGCTGATCCAAAAGTTAAATTAATTGAATTTTCCCGTAACTTCGGTAAAGAGGTTGCGACCACTGCTGGGTTGCATGAAGCATCCGGAGATGCAGCAATTATTATTGATGCTGATCTGCAACATCCGGCGTCGTTAATTCCGGATTTCGTAGCTCGCTGGACTCAGGGATTTGATATGGTTGTTGGCGTTCGAAATAATAATGAATCAGAAAGTGTCATTAAACGTTTAGGTTCGGTGGCCTTTTACAAGGCAATGAAGCTGATTGGCGAAACCAAATTGGCAAGCCGGACCACCGATTACCGAATTATTGATCGTAAGGTGATTGATGAATTCAAACGTTTTACTGAGCATAACCGAATTACCCGGGGTTTACTTGATTGGCTTGGCTTTAAGAAAGAGTATATTTACTTTACGGCCCTCACTCGCCAACACGGTAAGCCGTCATATTCAAAAATCAAATTAGTAAAATTGGCACTTTCAACATTTGTCTCACATAGTTTATTCCCGTTAAAATTTGCGGGCTATCTTGGTATTATTATTGTTTCATTTTCTGGGCCGCTTGGTTTATTTATTTTTATTGATAAATATATTTTGGATGACGCGACCGGCTTTAATTTTTCCGGCCCGGCCATTTTGGCGCTAATTAATATGTTTTTTACCGGTATTATTTTAAGTTCGCTTGGTTTAATCGCTTTGTATATCGCCGACATTCAAAGCGAAGTGACAAACCGGCCGATGTATGTAGTGCGGTCTCGTAAAAATTTGAAACAGCAATAAACCTATGCCAAAAGTTTCTGTTTTAATGCCGGCTCACAATGCATCGACTTACCTCGGTGAGTCGATTCAAAGTATTCTTAATCAAAATTTTAAAGATTTTGAGTTTGTTATTGTTGACGACGCTTCGACCGACGGTACGTGGTCGATACTTGAGCAGTATGCCGCTACTGATGATCGGATTAAAATTGTTCGTAATCAAGAAAATTTAGGCATTGCCGCCACCAGAAACCGTTTGTTAGGTTTGGCAACCGGTGAATATATTGCCTGGCAGGACGCTGATGATATTTCGCAGCCATGGCGGTTGAATAAGCAGGTTAGTGTACTTGATCAAAACCCTCATATTGGCATCTGCGGCGGGTATCTGGAATTTTTTAATAAAAACAAAGTTTTAGGGGTTCGCCGTTATGCGGCAACTGACAAGATGCTGCGACAGAATATTTTTCGTTTTTCGCCGGTTGCTCAACCGGTTGCCATGATTCGCCGTGAAGCGATCAACCGCGCCGGTCATTTTGAATCCGGAATTGACGTTGCCGAAGATTTATTGATGTCTTTTAAAATTGGTCAGTGGTATCAATTTGCCAATGTTCCTGAGGTATTATTGCGATATCGCCAACAGTCTAATTCCATTACGTTTAAAAAATTAAAAACGTTGGAATTAAATACCTTAAAAATCAGAAATGAATTTCGCACCAATCCGGCCTATCAATTCAGGTTTGCTGATGCTGCCTATAACTTGTTGCAGTTAGTGACATTGTATCTTTCGCCGGTTAGTTTAAGAATTTGGCTATTTAATACTTTGCGCAATTCAAAACGATGAGTTCTCAAACGCCAAAGATTTCAGTTATTATGCCATTTTATAACGCGGCGGCGTTTTTAGCCCCGGCGTTAGAAAGTATTTTAAATCAAACCTTTCGTGACTTTGAATTAATTTTAATTAATGATGCTTCAACTGATAATTCCGACCAGATTGTTCAGCGCTATTTAACCGACCAGCGTATCATTTATATTAAAAATAAGGTTAATCAGGGGATTGTTTTTAATCTTAATCTGGCTTTACAGCGGGCTCAATCTGAAATTATCGCCCGCATGGATGGCGATGACGTTTGCGAACCGGATCGTTTTGCTAAACAGTATGAATTTTTGCAGCAGCATCCCGAGGTTGCGGCGGTTGGCAGCTTTATTAAAATTATTGATGAAAATGGAAAAATAATTGATCAACGGACTAAACCGGTTGATTTTGAACAGATGAAAAAGAAACTTCTGGTTTATTCGCCTGTCGTCCACGCCAGCTTATTGTACCGAAAATCAGCAGTTTTAGCCCTTGGCGGTTATCGTGATAAATATCTTTATTGCGAAGATATTGATTTGTTTTATCGCTTGGTCTATTCAGGACATATCTTAGCGAATATACCAGAATTTTTATATTATTATCGTTATCATCATGATTCGGTAGCTCATCGGTCAAAATTATTGGCCAAAAAAATGTTGTTACTTAGGCATGAAACGATTACGAGTTTTAGTTTAAAGGTACCTAGAAAGCAGTGGTTGATGATCTATTTGCAATATTTTATCGGTATCGGGCTGTCTGGCCGTCAGCGGCAGATGTTTGAAGGCTGGTATAAGAAAATTTTTTATCATGGTAAATAATATTAAACAATTCATTTTTAAACATTGGGATTGGCTTGTCTTTGGCGTTCTAGCTTTGATGGCACTGGGGTATCTGATTGTTCAGCGCGGCGTCTGGGCATTTGCCGACAGCGGTTTTTATTATCCCACTCTCAGGCAGGCGCTGGAAGTTGCTTTGTCAAAGTTTGGCTTTTTCTCCAATACTGACGGTTTCTATTTTGGTTTTGACAGCAGTTCAATTAGCTTTTCTCATTTATTAGCTGCATTTTATCAGGTGATTTTAACATTCTTGTTTGGCGCTGATCTTGGTCAGATTATGTATTATTTTTTGTATTATTTTTTGGCTTTTTATTTTGGCGCCAAGTTGTTAGAAACGCTGTTTCCTCATTTTGGTAAAACGGAAACCAAAATTGGTGCGTTATTTTTGGCGTTTAATCCGATTTCAATTTTGCTAGTAACGTTGTATGTCATCTCATACGTTTATGTTGCTTTTATTATCTTTTTGTATGCATTTTTAAACTATCTCAAAGACGGGAAGATTAGGATGCTTGCTTTGTCGGCATGTTCCGGGATTTATCTGCTGTCATATTTTCGGCTGATCCCGATTGTTATCGTTACCTGTTTGATGATTGGTTTTATTTTTTTTGATAAAAAATATTTTAAGCCCGAACGATTTTTTTTGGCGCTGGCGATTTTTATTTTGGTCGGTAGCCCATTCATTGTTGGCAACGTTTTATCATTCACCAGTTCGGAAAACGTGGTTGGGTATTACCAGGAGGCTTTTGATAAATATACTAAGGCCAATTATGAATTCAAGAGCTCGTTTATCAACGCATTTGCTAATCCCGGAGGTTTTACTCCCTCAACGTTGAGTTTTTTCTATAATAACCGGGGTTTGCCGGGGTTTGCCGACAATTTCGCGGTCAAGGATTCTTTTGAGTTTTATAAAGCTATCCAAATTATTTTTAACATTGGCTTATTAATTTTAGCGTTGGTATTGTTTAAAAACAAAACCAATCTGAAGATTATTGCTTTGATTTTAGTGGTATTTTTAATAAATACTTTGGGATTTTTTTCCGATGAACATTTTTTCAACCTAGCCAATAACAGTTTTTTGGTTTTTTTGTACAACGATTACGGTTTTATGCAATTTACCCAGAGTTTTTTGTATGCTTTTTTGATTGCTATTGTGCTGTTTGAAACCGGACGGCACCACCATCAGTTTAAAAAGACGTTATTCGCCGGAATGATTGTTTTGTATTTATTGGTTAATTTATTGCCGCTACTGTCGGGGCATTATGGGCTCAAGAAAGTGGGTGATATTCCCGAAAGTTACCAAAAAACATTTTTTACACCCAAATCCTATGGGTTTAAGGAAGCGTCGCTTTTCACGCCGTACCACTGGCTTAATTTTGAGTGGTCGCCTTATTTTTTGGATTTTAATGTTTTCCCTTATTCTAAATACAAGAGTTTAGTGATCCCGAATTTACGGTTATTGGATAATAATTTTGTGGAATTTTATAACCGCATTTATGAAGATTTCAAACGGCCGGGTCTGTCTAATTTGTTTATATTTAACATTAAAAATATTTTTGCTTTTCATGATGTTGTTGATGCTAATAAAAATATTGACACATATAAAGTCGTCAATTTGGAAAATAACAGCCAAAAAATCAACAATGAACTAATTCATCGTTCGGATTTGAATGTTGTCGAGAGCAACTATCACTTTACTCATTATCGGTTTGCCAGTGCTGATGATTTTGA includes these proteins:
- a CDS encoding DUF5011 domain-containing protein: MNTMVRNMMVCVMAALVVLLTSGCPMTPDPPNQPTQPTFDVRTRLIEGKAEVVVRNTDTRQVSIQILVQDDRTGDYFPAYDETGDQLLRSIMQPGVQTTVTGQLVNRTYEGHPVIDIGGGGVHSYWWWDPYAPLYLYPVPPSISVDWETYVTDEEITITETTFVDGEGAYLGAQFVLPEAGRYMVRVTGFNEQNVEFKPFETVLPDYDGTTPDPDPEDTADLEVLYFSNYGDVNGYVYGIVHGVNPSTHSVACYINVDSMWWPKPDFGNGALTPLENGGYFETDITTGGDDQRATLIYLAVVPNGTQVPQAPSLDQPYIPEALTSKLLVRNPGPVEGGPGVIDFTEVPYYKDPDGVLRGTVSGVNFADYQVAVYILVEGVWWQKPDCTLVDIMSNGSWSADVTVVPSDANATQFAAFLVPRGTSVPCTVYPTKSKSLVAGIDIPGAVDYVIVNRVPHIGLTKIPAYEDTVGDLRGIVEALDPTQYDIHTFIRVPGEGWIAKPGFAPDDATVVAADGTWSCDIVTGLPGQTNDHRATEIWVLLFGKGVEVTPCGDAVCSDLNIDTVVNNASAGIWVNRRPGAEDEEPIITIIGANPVTLAVGSGPYTDLGATAFDTEDGDLSAEIVTTNDVNTSAVGTYHVNYSVTDSASHTVNASRTVHVVDTVGPVITVLGANPLHVQQGSGPYVDPGATAFDNYNGDITGSIVKTGSVDTNTPGTYTINYSVQDSSGNSASASRTVVVDEVVEDQPPVITILGSNPHTVQVLSGPYPESGATALDPEDGDISNLIGTVSTVDMTTIGTYNVTYSVTDSGGHPVQAVKVVYVVDTVAPVVDPIPDQFRLALASGDLDLGNYGYDAYDENATWSIVPGYDTNLISVSLSGTILTITGKNVGGTTVLTVKLTDGSGNFTTADINVTVSPCQTAFIQITAEPGSIDGFPNAVAGEVCGVDPSTHKVVLYVRVHDAVSGNDYAWVKPNFGAEKYTAINPDGTWESSVAPDANTWKEVRAYLVEDGTSMPDAGSSGPMLWSDFLGLNLENTSGVLGLAFVTNG
- a CDS encoding glycosyltransferase; this translates as MSSQTPKISVIMPFYNAAAFLAPALESILNQTFRDFELILINDASTDNSDQIVQRYLTDQRIIYIKNKVNQGIVFNLNLALQRAQSEIIARMDGDDVCEPDRFAKQYEFLQQHPEVAAVGSFIKIIDENGKIIDQRTKPVDFEQMKKKLLVYSPVVHASLLYRKSAVLALGGYRDKYLYCEDIDLFYRLVYSGHILANIPEFLYYYRYHHDSVAHRSKLLAKKMLLLRHETITSFSLKVPRKQWLMIYLQYFIGIGLSGRQRQMFEGWYKKIFYHGK
- a CDS encoding glycosyltransferase family 2 protein — encoded protein: MPKVSVLMPAHNASTYLGESIQSILNQNFKDFEFVIVDDASTDGTWSILEQYAATDDRIKIVRNQENLGIAATRNRLLGLATGEYIAWQDADDISQPWRLNKQVSVLDQNPHIGICGGYLEFFNKNKVLGVRRYAATDKMLRQNIFRFSPVAQPVAMIRREAINRAGHFESGIDVAEDLLMSFKIGQWYQFANVPEVLLRYRQQSNSITFKKLKTLELNTLKIRNEFRTNPAYQFRFADAAYNLLQLVTLYLSPVSLRIWLFNTLRNSKR
- a CDS encoding glycosyltransferase family 2 protein encodes the protein MAKLISVIIPVNNEEANIPLIYQAVKDQLIKLGSDFDYEIIFVDDGSTDKSNFAVTRLCDADPKVKLIEFSRNFGKEVATTAGLHEASGDAAIIIDADLQHPASLIPDFVARWTQGFDMVVGVRNNNESESVIKRLGSVAFYKAMKLIGETKLASRTTDYRIIDRKVIDEFKRFTEHNRITRGLLDWLGFKKEYIYFTALTRQHGKPSYSKIKLVKLALSTFVSHSLFPLKFAGYLGIIIVSFSGPLGLFIFIDKYILDDATGFNFSGPAILALINMFFTGIILSSLGLIALYIADIQSEVTNRPMYVVRSRKNLKQQ